Part of the Candidatus Kryptoniota bacterium genome is shown below.
AATCGCGAGCTCGCAGATCTTGAGCACGCTGTGGAGACCCTTCAGTCTGAAATGGATCTCTTGCCCATAAAGAGTGGCAACGAGACGCTTCGAGAAATGGAACTGAAGCTTGCCAGGATCGAGCAGTCAAACGTTGAAACGGAACGGACTTATAATGCCATCGAGACGCAGATAGCTGATCTTGCAACGCGGGCAGCAAGACTCGAGATCGAAATATCGGAATCGCGCGGTGAACTTGAAGCATGCGAACTGGCACTTACGGGGCTGAACTCTTCGAAGGGCGCGGCGGATCATGAGTACCAGGCGTCCCTCGAAGCGTTGAAGCACATCGAAGAGGAATACCGCCGGAATAATGAAGAACTTCGTGACGCCCAGGCTCGCCATATTGAATGTATTAACAAGCTGAATTTCCTAAAGCGAGAAATACAGACCTCGCAGGAACAGGTCAGCACAAATGTGGAAGGGATAGCACGAGCCCTGGAAGAAATGTCAACTACCTCTACCGTTATTGAACAGTCGCAACAGAAGGTGAACGAGCTGGACGAGCAAAGGGCAAGCCTCGCAACGGAAACTCAGGCTCTCGACTTTCAAATGAAAGAGCTGGATAACAAGGTCTCGGCAAAAAGGGAGTCAGATGAAGTCGAGGAGAAGAAGCTGAAGGACGCGAGGGCAAGCCATGAGCTTGCTGTGGAGGCGGCCCATCAGGTGAACCTGAAGATCAGCGAACTTGAAGCACACTCCAATGCAATCCTGGAAAGAGGGAAAGAGGAGTTCAATCTGGACCTTGGTCAGCAATCGATTGAATCATTGAAGATCCCCGGTGACTTCGATACGACGGCGGCTCACGAAAGGGTCAACTACCTGAAGGGGAGAGTTGAATCATTTGGCCCGGTCAACCTCGTTGCATTTTCGGAATATAACGAGGAAAAGCAGCGCTTTGATTTTCTTACCGGTCAGAGAAGCGATCTGTTTGAAGCTGAAAAAACGCTTTCTACTACTATTGAAGAAATAAATCATACGGCGCATCAGAAGTTTCTAGAGACATTCGACCAGATTTCAGACAACTTCAAGACGACATTCCGAAGTCTTTTCGACGGAGGCGAAGCGGAGCTGAAACTTGAGCAAAACATCGATCCGCTCGAGGCGAAGATCGAAATATTTGCCAAGCCCGCCGGGAAAAGACCGCAATCGATCGATCTCCTATCGGCGGGAGAAAAGACGTTGACGGCAATCGCGCTCCTGTTCGCGATATATCTCGTCAAGCCCAGCCCGTTCTGTATCCTCGATGAAGTCGACGGACCGCTCGACGACAACAACACGGATAATTACGTTCGCATGATTAAGAAGTTTTCCAGCGATACTCAGTTCATCGTGATCACTCATAACAAGCGTACGATGGAAGCGGCTGACACACTTTATGGTGTCACGATGGAGGAACAGGGAGTTTCAAAAGTAGTAGCCGTAAGATTCGTGGATGATTGGGTCATGAAGCAGTGAGCAGGCTTATTCCAAGAGTGTTTGTAGACTTCGACGGGACTATAACAAAACAAGATGTCGGCAACGCATTCTTCAGAAAATTCGGAGATGAAAAGGTCTCACTTGAACTGGTCCGTAAGTGGAAGGCGGGGACACTCTCTGGTAAGGAGCTTCTCCTTGGGGAGGCCGCGACCGTCCGCACTTCCTACACTGAGGCGGTCAGGTTCGTTGAGAGTCTCGACATTGACATGACCTTTCTTACGTTCCTTGATTATTGCAGGACAGCGGGAATTGAGATCACGGTCTTGAGTGACGGATTGGATTTTTATATTGAGAGGATCATGGAGAAGAATGCAATAGCCGGTCTTCCCGTCTATTCCAATCGTGCGCGTTTCGTTTCCGACCGGCTTGAAGTCGACAC
Proteins encoded:
- a CDS encoding MtnX-like HAD-IB family phosphatase; its protein translation is MSRLIPRVFVDFDGTITKQDVGNAFFRKFGDEKVSLELVRKWKAGTLSGKELLLGEAATVRTSYTEAVRFVESLDIDMTFLTFLDYCRTAGIEITVLSDGLDFYIERIMEKNAIAGLPVYSNRARFVSDRLEVDTPYESDCKWCANCKGFQILSHSGIDDAIIYIGNGFSDRCAVKYADVVFAKDELLRYCQENNITYQPFRTFEDILMKFRKMIEAGGIRKRHQAELRRREAYLAE